Proteins from a genomic interval of Synechococcus sp. A15-28:
- a CDS encoding ABC transporter substrate-binding protein, with translation MVVRRRLIAFGLGLLLLAGVVWGRQQQVQSVTILMPAPYADATATLVDRFNADHRGQIHLSVSRGPLETESISDLAISSLLLGSPPFDALLVDVTWLPKYVAAGWLEPLEPWFDAADEQELVAGARLGNRVNGSLYRWPLGADVGLLYWRTDLMADPPTTPDELTAVVSNLQQNGQAPQGFVWQGRQYEGLSCDFVEMLQAFGGSWFNAATGEPSLDSAAARQTATWMKSLINNGISPRAVTNYAESESLQAFKAGDAALMRNWPYAWAELQGDNSAVKGRIGVTTMVALPGETPAATLGSWGLSMLRDTPHPAATAEAIRYLTSQEAQRERFLNQGYTPTAQALFRDPELVERSAVLPQLEGALANAVPRPMSPLYAQMSDLLQRQLSGILTEDLDPDAGMAQAQASTLTLFRSAGGST, from the coding sequence ATGGTGGTCCGGCGCCGCTTGATCGCCTTTGGTCTCGGTCTTCTCCTGTTGGCAGGTGTCGTCTGGGGACGTCAGCAGCAAGTCCAGTCGGTCACGATCCTGATGCCAGCGCCCTACGCCGATGCCACGGCGACGCTGGTGGATCGGTTCAACGCTGACCACCGCGGCCAGATCCACCTCAGCGTCAGCCGAGGTCCCCTGGAGACGGAGTCAATCTCCGATCTGGCTATCAGCAGTCTTCTGCTGGGGTCTCCACCGTTTGATGCCTTGCTGGTGGATGTGACCTGGCTGCCGAAGTATGTCGCCGCCGGATGGTTGGAACCCCTTGAACCATGGTTTGACGCCGCTGATGAACAGGAGCTGGTGGCGGGAGCTCGGCTTGGCAATCGGGTGAATGGGTCCCTGTACCGCTGGCCTTTGGGTGCCGATGTCGGCCTGCTGTACTGGCGAACAGACCTGATGGCCGATCCACCAACAACGCCGGATGAACTCACGGCTGTCGTGAGCAATCTGCAGCAGAACGGTCAGGCACCCCAGGGGTTTGTCTGGCAGGGGCGTCAGTACGAGGGTCTCAGTTGCGATTTTGTTGAAATGCTCCAGGCGTTCGGTGGTTCCTGGTTCAACGCAGCCACTGGAGAACCGAGCCTCGACAGTGCCGCGGCGCGACAGACCGCGACCTGGATGAAAAGCCTGATCAACAACGGAATCAGCCCGCGGGCCGTCACCAATTACGCGGAGTCGGAGTCCCTGCAGGCGTTCAAGGCCGGCGACGCTGCGCTGATGCGCAACTGGCCCTATGCCTGGGCGGAACTGCAGGGAGATAACAGTGCAGTGAAGGGGCGCATCGGCGTCACCACCATGGTGGCGCTTCCGGGAGAGACCCCGGCCGCCACCCTCGGCAGCTGGGGGTTGAGCATGTTGCGGGACACACCCCATCCCGCAGCCACCGCTGAAGCGATCCGATATCTCACCAGCCAGGAGGCCCAACGGGAACGGTTTCTCAACCAGGGCTACACCCCAACAGCCCAGGCCCTTTTCCGGGATCCGGAGCTTGTGGAACGTTCTGCGGTCCTTCCGCAGCTGGAAGGGGCTCTGGCTAACGCGGTTCCACGGCCAATGTCCCCTCTCTATGCCCAGATGAGCGATCTGCTGCAGCGTCAGCTGAGTGGAATCCTCACGGAAGATCTTGATCCAGATGCCGGGATGGCTCAGGCCCAGGCGTCAACCCTCACCTTGTTCCGTTCCGCTGGGGGCTCGACATGA
- a CDS encoding sugar ABC transporter permease produces MNLLLLLPALLLMGLVFVWPMLRYGWLSFHADSVLTGLNPVPNGGANWVRLLDDQRFWQDTLQTTRFAGVSVGLELLLALAIALLLDQRWRGRGMVRALALLPWALPTTMMALGWRWIFNTPYGPIERLTQMLGLGPLNLLSTPMWTWLVTVLADVWKTTPFIALLLLAGLQTIPEDLYSAFRLEGGRPVQALTSITLPLLMPYVLIALLFRGAQAFGVFDLIQVLTGGGPAGSTESVALYAYLSAMRFLDFGYSATAMLAGFLLLSLTMLILAMLLRLSGLIKPVQP; encoded by the coding sequence ATGAACCTTCTCCTGCTGCTGCCAGCGTTGCTGCTGATGGGCCTGGTGTTTGTCTGGCCGATGCTCCGCTACGGCTGGCTGAGTTTTCATGCCGATTCAGTCCTCACCGGCCTCAACCCTGTGCCCAATGGCGGGGCCAATTGGGTTCGCTTGCTGGATGACCAGCGCTTCTGGCAGGACACGCTTCAGACCACCCGGTTCGCCGGCGTCTCCGTCGGCCTGGAACTGCTGCTCGCTCTGGCGATTGCCCTGCTGCTGGATCAACGCTGGCGTGGTCGAGGGATGGTGCGTGCCTTGGCCTTGCTGCCCTGGGCCCTCCCCACCACGATGATGGCCCTGGGTTGGCGCTGGATCTTCAACACCCCCTACGGCCCGATCGAACGTCTGACCCAGATGCTGGGGCTCGGACCCCTGAATCTCCTGTCCACGCCGATGTGGACTTGGCTGGTGACCGTTTTGGCCGATGTCTGGAAGACAACGCCATTCATCGCACTACTTTTGCTGGCTGGCCTGCAGACCATTCCTGAGGATCTGTACAGCGCCTTCCGTCTCGAAGGTGGGCGGCCAGTGCAGGCCCTGACGAGCATCACCCTGCCGTTGTTGATGCCCTACGTCCTGATTGCACTGCTGTTCCGCGGCGCTCAGGCCTTCGGCGTCTTCGATCTGATCCAGGTGCTCACGGGGGGCGGCCCGGCGGGCAGCACCGAAAGCGTGGCGCTCTATGCCTACCTCAGTGCCATGCGCTTCCTGGACTTCGGTTACAGCGCCACCGCGATGCTGGCGGGATTTCTGCTGCTCAGCCTGACGATGCTGATCCTGGCGATGCTGCTGCGCCTCAGCGGTCTGATCAAGCCGGTTCAACCATGA
- a CDS encoding carbohydrate ABC transporter permease, whose protein sequence is MTRRLAPWISLLLVWSLLPMLWQLISSFSTAESLVDGSIPFLQRWTLVHYRELLASDPPFWRYVLNSAAVSGLTTLITLALAIPAAYGLARVPQQLRRIVRWMTAAAALFPYVLLFLALLELARRFSLGNNLFALALPYAGLAMPLALLLLTSAFEALPKELEDAARLEGLGLWQRLRWVLVPLLAPASASTAILVFLFAWNEYPIALTWLSRDELLTLPVAMARIAGSSIYSIPYGAYAAATVLGSLPLLLLVLVCQRQIVSGLTNGAIKG, encoded by the coding sequence ATGACCCGTCGCCTTGCCCCCTGGATCAGCCTGTTGCTGGTGTGGTCCCTGCTGCCCATGCTCTGGCAGCTGATCAGCTCGTTCTCCACCGCGGAATCGCTGGTGGACGGTTCGATTCCATTTCTGCAGCGCTGGACCCTGGTGCACTACAGGGAGTTATTGGCGAGCGATCCTCCCTTCTGGCGCTACGTGCTGAACAGTGCCGCCGTCAGCGGTCTCACCACCCTCATCACCCTTGCGCTGGCCATCCCCGCTGCCTATGGCCTGGCCAGAGTCCCCCAGCAGCTGCGGCGCATTGTGCGTTGGATGACCGCTGCAGCCGCGTTGTTCCCCTATGTGCTGCTGTTTCTGGCGTTGCTGGAACTTGCCCGTCGGTTTTCACTGGGCAACAACCTGTTCGCCCTGGCCTTGCCCTATGCAGGTCTGGCGATGCCCCTGGCCCTGCTGCTGCTGACCTCAGCCTTCGAAGCACTTCCCAAGGAACTGGAGGATGCGGCCCGATTGGAGGGTCTGGGGCTCTGGCAGCGCCTCCGCTGGGTGCTGGTGCCTCTGCTGGCACCAGCCAGCGCCAGCACGGCGATTTTGGTGTTTCTGTTCGCCTGGAATGAATACCCCATCGCCTTGACCTGGCTCAGCCGGGACGAACTGCTGACCCTTCCGGTTGCCATGGCTCGCATTGCCGGATCGTCGATCTATTCCATTCCCTACGGCGCCTATGCCGCCGCCACGGTTCTGGGGTCCCTTCCTCTGCTGCTTCTGGTGCTGGTCTGTCAACGTCAGATCGTGTCAGGGCTCACCAACGGAGCGATCAAAGGCTGA
- a CDS encoding ABC transporter ATP-binding protein, which translates to MLHLNGLGKCFGDQWILRDLNLQLHEGECVALLGPSGCGKSTALRLIAGLERQDEGSIELDGAPLDSIPAERRRIAMVFQSYALFPHLSVQENLDLGLKIRRVAPAQRQQRIELVLDTVRLREMADRRPQQLSGGQRQRVALARALLRDPRVYLLDEPMSNLDAQLRDDLRPELRQLILQGSQPVVYVTHDQQEAMALANRIAVLKGGRIEQIGTPEELYKTPASRFVASFIGRPQINLLNVDQQLTIGIRPEDVGFDPDGMPCRLISREWQGASQLLLLDSPRGALRMLCAGDAVLSEPLSVSWPAHAEHRFDAGSGRRLAG; encoded by the coding sequence ATGCTGCATCTCAACGGGCTGGGCAAATGCTTCGGGGACCAGTGGATTCTGCGGGACCTCAACCTTCAGTTGCATGAGGGTGAATGTGTCGCTTTGCTGGGGCCCAGCGGTTGCGGCAAAAGCACTGCGTTGCGCTTGATCGCAGGACTGGAACGACAGGATGAGGGATCCATCGAACTCGATGGTGCACCGCTGGACAGCATCCCCGCGGAACGCCGGCGCATCGCCATGGTGTTTCAGAGCTACGCGCTGTTTCCTCACCTGAGCGTTCAGGAAAACCTCGACCTCGGTTTGAAGATCCGCCGAGTTGCCCCCGCTCAACGCCAGCAACGGATTGAGTTGGTGTTGGACACGGTGCGACTGCGGGAGATGGCCGATCGTCGACCTCAGCAGCTGTCCGGAGGACAACGCCAGAGGGTTGCCCTGGCCAGAGCTCTTCTCCGTGATCCCAGGGTCTACCTGCTGGACGAACCGATGAGCAACCTGGATGCCCAGTTGCGGGATGACCTGCGTCCGGAACTGCGCCAGCTGATCCTGCAGGGATCCCAACCTGTGGTGTATGTCACCCACGACCAGCAGGAGGCGATGGCTCTGGCGAACCGCATTGCCGTCCTCAAAGGGGGACGCATTGAACAGATCGGAACCCCTGAAGAGCTCTACAAGACGCCCGCCAGCCGCTTCGTCGCCAGCTTCATCGGCCGTCCTCAGATCAATCTGCTGAACGTGGATCAACAGCTCACCATCGGCATCCGACCAGAGGACGTGGGCTTCGATCCCGATGGGATGCCCTGTCGCCTGATCAGTCGTGAATGGCAGGGGGCGAGCCAGTTGTTGTTGCTGGACAGTCCCCGCGGAGCCCTGCGCATGCTTTGTGCCGGTGATGCTGTCTTGAGCGAGCCCCTGTCCGTGAGCTGGCCGGCCCATGCGGAGCATCGCTTTGATGCCGGCAGCGGACGTCGACTTGCTGGATAA
- a CDS encoding PstS family phosphate ABC transporter substrate-binding protein — MGSRFTLRSFLVIAGFSAVVGVSGSAANGADTIRISGSSTVFPITKAAIQGYRTTTKGKSVDFDIKETGSTAGFREFCNGNIPLANASRPISGKELKRCADNGINFIELPIAFDAITVVVNPANNWARSMTVNELSRLWSKTAQGTINRWNQVNLDYPDRAIKLCGPGQDSGTFDVFNKTINGSKTNSRTDYLASEDDNDLVKCVADHPQALAYFDYAYFKNNTDKLTAVKVINPKDNAVLPSVKSVQNEKYRPLSRPLFLYINDQSLRNNKPFRQFISYYLRNISTLVSTSNYIPLPDSTYRLVESKKYRHILGTSFGGNLPVGLTIGQAIDRSFDQHKTEYHR; from the coding sequence ATGGGGTCCCGTTTCACGCTCCGCTCGTTCCTTGTGATTGCAGGGTTCAGCGCTGTGGTTGGGGTGAGCGGCAGTGCCGCCAATGGGGCTGACACCATCCGTATCAGTGGCTCCAGCACCGTCTTTCCGATCACCAAGGCCGCGATTCAGGGATATCGAACAACAACCAAAGGAAAGTCTGTTGACTTTGACATCAAGGAAACAGGTTCAACAGCAGGCTTCCGCGAATTCTGCAACGGCAATATTCCTCTGGCCAACGCATCGCGGCCGATTTCCGGCAAGGAGCTGAAGCGTTGTGCAGACAATGGCATCAACTTCATTGAACTTCCTATTGCCTTTGATGCCATCACTGTGGTGGTCAACCCGGCGAACAACTGGGCAAGGTCGATGACCGTCAATGAACTCTCCAGGCTGTGGAGTAAAACAGCCCAAGGAACGATCAACCGCTGGAACCAGGTGAATCTTGATTACCCGGATCGGGCCATCAAGTTGTGTGGTCCGGGCCAGGATTCAGGAACCTTTGACGTCTTCAACAAAACGATCAACGGCTCCAAGACCAATTCAAGAACGGATTACCTGGCCAGCGAGGACGATAATGACCTTGTGAAGTGCGTGGCTGATCACCCCCAGGCTCTGGCGTATTTCGACTATGCCTACTTCAAAAACAACACGGACAAACTCACAGCCGTCAAAGTCATTAATCCCAAGGACAATGCTGTCTTGCCATCCGTCAAAAGTGTGCAGAATGAAAAATACCGACCCTTGTCTCGCCCACTGTTCCTCTACATCAATGATCAGTCCCTGAGAAACAATAAGCCCTTCAGGCAATTCATCAGCTACTACCTGCGCAACATCAGCACCTTGGTCTCCACGAGCAACTACATCCCCTTGCCAGATTCAACTTATCGCCTTGTTGAATCCAAGAAATATCGCCACATTCTTGGCACAAGTTTTGGAGGCAATCTGCCCGTGGGCCTCACGATTGGGCAAGCCATTGATCGCAGTTTTGATCAACACAAAACCGAATATCACCGCTGA
- the csaB gene encoding polysaccharide pyruvyl transferase CsaB, with protein MAARSVPAYLLCGYYGENNLGDDALLTVLLREMPQPCRLLVTAHDADALAALAPDAEAVNRRSLRSVLRSIGRVDAVVLGGGSLLQDSTSLRSLVYYLVIIALARLQGRPVLLWGQGLGPLQHPISRRLVRLLLPACRSASWRDQASMDRASRWAPQLPMQIAPDPVWGLPRQSWTGGQSIVVCWRPSPLLGLQEWTVLLNALQGLAEELDAPIRWLAFHRHQDGGLLDWLSDQGVVSSDLRSRSTTVVPTSLEMVFASVRKARLVIPMRLHALILARLALCPMAALSYDPKVEAAAAMAGVPCTSLDALPDEQGLLSQWRAALDCPADPEQVERIRSGAALHGRQLRRFLPQR; from the coding sequence TTGGCTGCCAGATCCGTTCCGGCCTATCTCCTGTGCGGCTATTACGGCGAGAACAACCTCGGGGATGACGCCCTGCTGACGGTGCTGCTCCGGGAGATGCCGCAGCCCTGTCGCCTGCTGGTCACGGCCCATGACGCCGATGCACTCGCTGCACTGGCGCCGGATGCTGAAGCAGTGAACCGGCGCTCCCTCCGTTCTGTGCTGCGATCCATCGGACGGGTCGACGCCGTGGTTCTGGGTGGCGGCAGCTTGCTGCAGGACAGCACCAGCCTGCGCAGCCTGGTCTATTACTTGGTGATCATCGCCCTGGCCCGTTTGCAGGGCCGGCCGGTGCTGCTGTGGGGACAGGGGCTGGGCCCGTTGCAACATCCCATCAGTCGCAGGTTGGTGCGCCTGCTGCTCCCTGCCTGCCGCAGTGCCAGCTGGCGGGACCAGGCGTCGATGGACCGTGCCAGCCGCTGGGCTCCTCAGCTGCCGATGCAGATCGCACCAGATCCGGTCTGGGGATTGCCCCGACAGTCCTGGACCGGGGGGCAATCGATTGTGGTGTGCTGGCGTCCGTCTCCGCTGCTGGGCCTTCAGGAGTGGACCGTGTTGCTGAACGCGCTGCAGGGGCTGGCCGAGGAACTGGATGCACCGATCCGCTGGTTGGCGTTCCATCGCCATCAGGATGGAGGTCTGCTCGATTGGCTCAGCGATCAGGGGGTGGTGTCGTCAGATCTCCGGTCACGCAGCACCACGGTGGTTCCAACGTCGCTGGAGATGGTTTTCGCTTCGGTTCGCAAGGCTCGCCTGGTGATCCCGATGCGCCTCCATGCGCTCATCCTGGCCCGTCTTGCTCTCTGCCCGATGGCGGCCTTGAGTTACGACCCCAAGGTTGAAGCTGCCGCTGCCATGGCGGGGGTTCCCTGCACATCTCTCGATGCGCTGCCTGACGAACAGGGGCTCCTCAGCCAATGGCGAGCCGCTTTGGATTGCCCAGCCGATCCTGAGCAGGTTGAGCGCATCCGATCCGGAGCTGCCCTCCATGGCCGCCAACTCAGGCGTTTTCTGCCTCAGCGGTGA
- a CDS encoding DUF2499 domain-containing protein → MHALSLGTWWIHVTSVIEWSLAIILIQRRGLKWLALAMVPALISALAACTWHLFDNSEALRPLVTLQAALTLIGNVVLAWAAWALLQRRAAS, encoded by the coding sequence ATGCATGCCCTCTCCCTTGGCACCTGGTGGATTCATGTCACCTCGGTGATCGAATGGAGCCTGGCCATCATCCTGATTCAACGTCGAGGATTGAAGTGGTTGGCCCTGGCCATGGTGCCGGCTTTGATCAGTGCCTTGGCGGCGTGCACCTGGCATCTGTTCGATAACAGCGAGGCCCTGCGCCCTCTGGTGACCCTGCAGGCGGCGCTCACCCTCATCGGCAACGTCGTCCTGGCGTGGGCGGCATGGGCCCTCCTGCAACGACGGGCAGCAAGCTGA
- a CDS encoding DUF3593 domain-containing protein: MDFDPAPLFALSLLPYLLFLRWLKRSEALPDLALWGFRLTLLFVLMTIGAAVLALRCCDAELVAVDVLHGGAEAFLTLANAVLVIGLLRSETDRVNNS, encoded by the coding sequence ATGGACTTTGATCCCGCACCGCTGTTTGCCCTGTCGCTGCTGCCTTATCTGTTGTTTCTCCGTTGGCTCAAACGCAGTGAGGCCTTGCCCGATCTCGCACTCTGGGGGTTCCGGCTGACGCTGTTGTTTGTGCTGATGACCATCGGCGCTGCCGTGCTGGCCCTGCGCTGTTGCGATGCGGAACTGGTGGCGGTGGATGTCCTCCATGGCGGAGCGGAAGCCTTTCTCACCCTGGCCAATGCCGTTTTGGTGATCGGTCTGCTGCGCTCCGAGACCGACAGGGTGAACAACTCTTAA
- the psaK gene encoding photosystem I reaction center subunit PsaK, with protein sequence MLTPLFAIAPATLTWSPKVALVMIVCNVIAIAVGKATIKHPNEGAALPNAAFFGGMGHAALLGTTSLGHIIGIGAIQGLAARGVL encoded by the coding sequence ATGCTGACCCCTCTCTTCGCCATCGCCCCCGCAACCCTGACCTGGTCTCCGAAGGTTGCGCTGGTGATGATTGTCTGCAATGTGATCGCCATTGCCGTGGGCAAGGCCACCATCAAGCACCCCAACGAAGGTGCCGCACTGCCGAACGCCGCCTTCTTCGGTGGCATGGGCCACGCCGCTCTGCTCGGAACCACCAGCCTCGGTCACATCATCGGCATCGGTGCCATTCAGGGTCTGGCTGCCCGAGGCGTCCTCTGA
- a CDS encoding NAD(P)/FAD-dependent oxidoreductase gives MHVLIAGAGPAGASLAVQLAEAGWDVTVADALPTPERNAYSSAALPLADADRLLIPEACRSASWWGWQLLDPSGLEHQWWAAEPQGVVLDFAKFRTHLWDRARRTGVELLNGCRVRLDRLGSQSAEVMLSSAGEEQHRTVDLVVDATGPGRHLQRQTGVAVESMDDPLLSGDGVEWLLQGDSSTTARWRERVSFMLGHQWMPHGYGWVFPMAQDRLKVGVCRLAPPDRPKVPLGEALRRLLQRCGLDQLPVLDRHGGRVASTIHRLQPLGDGSLWAVGDAASTANLLGGEGIRHAIDSASVLSDCLLSGGSHREFQAALRQRFGWRWTVSNRLARRTWWGLNSAEADRRMTRLIHGLSGQASAEDLSSLLFAYRFERYGWRLLPYLR, from the coding sequence GTGCACGTTCTGATTGCCGGAGCCGGACCGGCTGGCGCAAGCCTGGCCGTTCAACTCGCAGAAGCTGGCTGGGACGTCACCGTGGCCGATGCGCTGCCGACTCCTGAACGCAACGCTTACTCCAGCGCAGCGCTTCCCCTCGCCGATGCCGATCGCCTGTTGATTCCGGAGGCCTGTCGCTCTGCCAGCTGGTGGGGATGGCAGCTGCTGGATCCCAGCGGCCTCGAACACCAGTGGTGGGCCGCTGAGCCACAGGGGGTGGTGCTCGATTTCGCCAAGTTCAGAACCCATCTCTGGGACCGTGCTCGGCGCACCGGGGTTGAGCTGCTGAACGGTTGCCGGGTGAGGCTTGATCGGTTGGGGTCACAGTCCGCCGAGGTGATGTTGTCCTCAGCCGGCGAGGAGCAGCATCGAACGGTCGATCTCGTGGTGGATGCCACGGGTCCGGGCCGGCATCTGCAGCGGCAGACCGGCGTCGCCGTTGAGTCCATGGATGATCCCCTGCTCAGCGGAGACGGGGTGGAATGGCTGCTCCAGGGGGACTCCAGCACTACGGCCCGCTGGCGTGAGCGGGTCAGTTTCATGCTGGGCCATCAATGGATGCCCCACGGGTACGGCTGGGTGTTCCCGATGGCGCAGGACCGGCTCAAGGTGGGTGTTTGCCGGTTGGCACCTCCAGATCGCCCCAAGGTTCCTCTCGGGGAAGCTCTACGACGGTTGCTGCAACGCTGTGGCCTGGATCAGCTGCCGGTGCTGGATCGCCATGGTGGCCGCGTGGCCAGCACGATCCATCGGCTTCAACCCCTTGGTGATGGATCGCTCTGGGCCGTCGGCGACGCCGCCAGCACCGCCAACCTGCTCGGGGGCGAGGGAATCCGCCATGCCATCGACAGTGCCTCAGTCCTGAGCGACTGTCTGTTGTCGGGGGGATCCCACCGGGAATTCCAGGCTGCCCTTCGACAGCGGTTCGGCTGGCGTTGGACCGTGTCCAATCGATTGGCACGGCGCACCTGGTGGGGCCTGAACTCAGCCGAGGCTGATCGGCGCATGACGCGACTCATTCACGGCCTGTCTGGACAGGCCTCGGCTGAGGACCTGTCCAGTTTGTTGTTTGCCTATCGGTTTGAGCGTTACGGCTGGCGACTGCTGCCGTATCTCCGCTGA